A region of Bombilactobacillus folatiphilus DNA encodes the following proteins:
- a CDS encoding polyprenyl synthetase family protein → MNKFQILQNELLDNFNEFLRQQLMVDVQQTQLQEGMLYSLMAGGKRLRPFLFLATLASLKPQQKLTNYFKVAGAIELVHTYSLIHDDLPEMDNDDYRRGRLTNHKRFTTGRAVLAGDGLLTHAFVWLTDNDLNSKVKVKLVKVLAQAAGVNGMVAGQMTDIVQTGHALSLEQVARLDRQKTGALIQASVQMGAVCMHASTEYWQRLTVFAANYGLAFQIYDDLLDILSTQSALGKDVGKDQLVGKNTYPQVLGVTEAKSKLQQTLDEARLELATLNLENSPLADSLAYFQLEAK, encoded by the coding sequence ATGAATAAATTTCAAATATTACAAAATGAACTGCTAGATAATTTTAATGAATTTTTACGGCAACAGCTCATGGTTGATGTACAACAAACTCAATTACAAGAGGGTATGTTGTATTCATTGATGGCCGGTGGTAAACGCTTGCGACCGTTTTTGTTTTTAGCGACACTAGCTTCTTTAAAACCACAGCAAAAATTAACTAATTATTTTAAAGTTGCAGGTGCGATAGAATTGGTTCATACCTATTCTCTGATTCACGATGATTTGCCAGAGATGGATAATGATGATTATCGACGTGGTCGATTAACTAATCATAAGCGATTTACGACAGGACGCGCAGTTTTGGCGGGCGATGGCTTATTAACGCATGCTTTTGTCTGGTTAACGGATAACGATTTAAACTCTAAAGTTAAGGTGAAATTAGTTAAAGTGCTTGCGCAAGCGGCTGGTGTCAATGGCATGGTCGCTGGGCAAATGACAGATATTGTGCAAACGGGACATGCTTTATCCTTGGAACAAGTGGCACGGTTGGATCGCCAAAAAACTGGTGCATTAATTCAGGCAAGTGTACAAATGGGAGCTGTTTGTATGCATGCCAGCACTGAATATTGGCAACGTTTGACGGTTTTTGCGGCTAATTATGGTTTAGCTTTTCAAATTTATGATGATTTGTTAGATATTTTAAGCACCCAAAGTGCGTTAGGGAAAGACGTTGGTAAAGATCAGTTAGTTGGCAAAAATACTTATCCACAAGTATTAGGTGTAACGGAAGCAAAAAGCAAATTGCAACAAACCCTTGATGAAGCCCGCTTAGAGCTAGCAACGCTTAATTTGGAGAATAGTCCTTTGGCGGATTCGCTGGCTTATTTTCAATTGGAGGCTAAGTAA
- a CDS encoding exodeoxyribonuclease VII small subunit: protein MVEKKRSFEENLVDLQQIVANLQQGDVPLEQAMEQFQKGMKLSQKLQKTLEQAQAKLTQVMTDDGQTEDFQLNNKTEQSDEHE, encoded by the coding sequence ATGGTGGAAAAGAAGCGTAGTTTTGAAGAGAATTTAGTAGATTTGCAGCAAATTGTAGCCAATTTACAGCAAGGTGATGTTCCTTTGGAACAAGCGATGGAGCAATTTCAAAAAGGAATGAAATTGAGTCAAAAATTGCAAAAAACTTTGGAACAAGCACAGGCAAAGTTGACGCAGGTTATGACGGACGATGGTCAAACCGAAGATTTTCAACTTAATAATAAAACTGAGCAGAGCGATGAACATGAATAA
- a CDS encoding TlyA family RNA methyltransferase, producing the protein MSNLKERVDVLVVQQGLTASREQAKRAIMAGEVYNADNLRLDKPGEKILKTNQLHLKVVKHQQYVGRGAFKLAKALQVFQIDLQDSLCLDIGASTGGFTDVALQNGARAVYALDVGYNQLAWKLRTDQRVKVMERVNFRYSQPEDFIDGLPEFAMTDVSFISLKLILPPLKKILLLNHDAVCLIKPQFEAGKENVGKHGIVRDPRVHRQVLEEITTFAMTQNFDVLGLDFSPITGSEGNIEFLVHLRLRSEHGQMNPQIKISQVLEQAYAQLNGN; encoded by the coding sequence TTGAGCAATTTAAAAGAGAGAGTCGATGTACTTGTTGTTCAGCAAGGCTTGACAGCTTCTAGGGAGCAAGCTAAGCGCGCCATTATGGCAGGTGAAGTATACAATGCAGATAACTTGCGTCTTGACAAGCCAGGTGAAAAAATTTTAAAAACTAATCAATTACACTTAAAGGTTGTTAAACACCAACAATATGTAGGTCGAGGCGCTTTTAAATTAGCAAAAGCTTTGCAAGTTTTTCAGATTGATTTGCAAGATTCACTTTGCTTAGATATCGGAGCATCAACGGGTGGTTTTACTGATGTAGCATTGCAAAATGGTGCACGAGCAGTTTATGCTTTAGACGTTGGTTACAATCAGTTGGCTTGGAAATTGCGTACGGATCAGCGCGTAAAAGTAATGGAGCGGGTTAATTTTCGATATAGTCAACCAGAAGATTTCATAGATGGATTACCTGAATTTGCGATGACGGATGTATCATTTATTTCGCTAAAATTAATTTTACCGCCATTAAAGAAAATTTTATTATTAAATCACGATGCGGTTTGTTTGATTAAGCCACAATTTGAAGCTGGAAAAGAAAATGTTGGTAAACATGGGATTGTTCGTGATCCAAGGGTTCACCGTCAAGTTTTAGAAGAAATTACGACATTTGCGATGACCCAAAATTTTGATGTTTTGGGATTAGATTTTTCACCTATTACCGGTAGTGAAGGAAATATTGAGTTTTTGGTACATTTAAGACTACGTTCTGAGCATGGGCAAATGAATCCCCAAATTAAAATTTCACAAGTATTAGAACAAGCTTATGCACAATTAAATGGAAATTAA
- the recN gene encoding DNA repair protein RecN: MLQELIIQNFAIIEKVDIHFDQGLSALTGETGAGKSIIIDALGLLIGNRGLTDYVRSDSAKAVVQGLFVIDQRNQELIQQFCQQAGIDFAEQTLIVKRELHKNGRNVCRVNDQLVPVTTLKSLGQFLVDISGQNQSQQLLDATTHVHLLDRFGSDQITSYLKAYQTTYREYQGARRQYLNLQQHHQQRAQQIDMLQFQINEIETAQLKDGEEEELLAQEQRLANFEKINQTLTGARSVLDDAPENILDQLTQVMKDFQQIQDLSPEFTEITQELESAYYELQDSQERISNQLDQQDYDPRRLSEIQERLLLIRNLQQKYGNSVAEIIQFGQQARQQLDDLLPAIQDPGILKEQLESLQQQLTQQASALNEQRQQVAQVLTEKISQQLKSMYMENTVFHIQFQTGDFTESGNQQIEFYLQTNPGEKFKPLVKIASGGELSRIMLALKTVFAQYQHVETLVFDEIDTGVSGRVAQAIGDQLQQISHDTQVLCITHLPQVAADSNQQYLVKKQVQHQHTTTLIESLNEEQRVAVIAQMLEGKKVTAITRQHAQELIRLARQSMNVPD; the protein is encoded by the coding sequence ATGCTGCAAGAGTTAATTATTCAGAATTTTGCGATTATTGAAAAAGTTGATATACACTTTGATCAGGGATTGAGTGCACTGACGGGTGAAACAGGTGCTGGTAAATCCATTATTATTGATGCTTTAGGTTTGCTGATTGGAAATCGTGGATTAACAGACTATGTTCGCAGTGATAGTGCGAAGGCTGTGGTACAAGGGTTATTTGTGATTGATCAACGTAATCAGGAACTGATTCAGCAATTTTGTCAGCAAGCAGGAATTGATTTTGCAGAGCAAACTTTGATTGTTAAACGTGAATTGCATAAAAATGGGCGTAATGTTTGTAGAGTCAATGATCAACTAGTACCAGTGACGACTTTAAAATCATTAGGGCAGTTTTTGGTTGATATCAGCGGGCAAAATCAAAGTCAACAATTGTTGGATGCAACGACACATGTCCATTTGCTGGATCGTTTTGGATCTGATCAGATAACATCTTATTTAAAAGCTTATCAAACAACTTATCGTGAGTATCAAGGTGCGCGTCGGCAATATTTGAATCTGCAGCAGCATCATCAACAACGTGCGCAACAAATTGATATGCTGCAATTTCAAATTAATGAAATTGAAACAGCGCAACTAAAAGATGGTGAAGAAGAAGAACTATTGGCGCAAGAACAGCGGCTAGCGAATTTTGAAAAAATTAATCAAACTTTAACGGGTGCGCGATCCGTCTTGGATGATGCTCCTGAAAATATTTTGGATCAATTGACGCAAGTTATGAAAGATTTTCAACAAATTCAAGATTTGTCACCGGAATTTACCGAAATCACGCAAGAGTTAGAAAGTGCTTACTACGAATTGCAAGATAGCCAAGAGCGTATCAGCAATCAGTTAGATCAACAGGATTATGATCCTCGACGTTTATCAGAAATTCAGGAACGTTTATTACTGATTCGTAATTTACAACAAAAATATGGCAATTCGGTGGCAGAAATTATTCAGTTTGGTCAGCAAGCTCGACAACAGTTAGATGATTTATTACCAGCAATTCAGGATCCTGGAATTTTAAAAGAACAATTGGAAAGTTTGCAACAGCAGTTGACCCAACAAGCATCTGCACTTAACGAGCAACGTCAACAAGTAGCCCAGGTTTTAACAGAAAAAATTAGTCAGCAGTTGAAATCTATGTATATGGAAAATACAGTTTTTCATATACAATTTCAAACCGGTGATTTTACAGAATCAGGAAATCAGCAAATTGAATTTTATTTACAGACTAATCCTGGTGAAAAATTTAAGCCATTAGTTAAGATTGCATCTGGTGGTGAGTTATCGCGAATTATGTTAGCGTTAAAAACCGTTTTTGCTCAGTATCAGCATGTCGAAACTCTAGTTTTTGATGAAATTGATACCGGTGTTAGTGGTCGTGTGGCGCAAGCAATTGGCGATCAGTTGCAGCAAATTAGTCATGATACACAAGTATTATGTATTACACATCTACCTCAGGTTGCTGCAGATAGTAATCAACAATACTTGGTTAAAAAGCAAGTTCAACATCAGCACACAACTACTTTAATTGAATCCTTAAATGAGGAGCAACGAGTTGCTGTTATTGCACAGATGCTAGAGGGTAAAAAGGTAACAGCGATTACTCGGCAGCATGCTCAGGAGTTAATCAGATTAGCGCGGCAGTCTATGAACGTTCCCGACTAG